GAGACTGACAGCCGGCGTGGTCCGGGGAGACTGACCGCCGGCGTGGACCGGGGAGACTGACAGCCGGCATGGTCCTGggagagggagactgacagccggCGTGGTCCGGGGAGACTGACCGGCGGCGTGGACCGGGGAGACTGACCGGCGGCATGGTCCGGGGAGGGGGAGACTGACAGCCGGCGTGGTCCGGGGAGACTGACCGGCGGCGTGGAccggggagactgacagctggcaTGGTCCGGggagagggagactgacagccggCGTGGTCCGGGGAGACTGACCGCCGGCGTGGACCGGGGAGACTGACAGCCGGCATGGTCCGGggagagggagactgacagccggCGTGGTCCGGGGAGACTGACCGGCGGCGTGGACCGGGGAGACTGACAGCCGGCGTGGTCCGGGGAGACTGACCGTCGGCGTGGACCGGGGAGACTGACAGCCGGCATGGTCCGGGGAGGGGGAGACTGACAGCCGGCGTGGTCCGGGGAGACTGACCGGCGGCGTGGAccggggagactgacagctggcaTGGTCCGGGGAGGGGGAGACTGACAGCCGGCGTGGTCTGGGGAGACTGACCGGCGGCGTGGACCGGGGAGACTGACCGGCGGCGTGGAccggggagactgacagctggcaTGGTCCGGGGAGGGGGAGACTGACAGCCGGCGTGGTCCGGGGAGACTGACCGGCGGCGTGGACCGGGGAGTCTGACAGCCGGCGTGGTCCGGggagagggagactgacagccggCGTGGTCCGGGGAGACTGACCGCCGGCATGGACCGGGGAGACTGACAGCCGGCATGGTCCGGGGAGGGGGAGACTGACAGCCGGCGTGGTCCGGGGAGACTGACCGGCGGCGTGGAccggggagactgacagctggcaTGGTCCGGGGAGGGGGAGACTGACAGCCGGCGTGGTCCGGGGAGACTGACCGGCGGCGTGGACCGGGGAGACTGACCGGCGGCGTGGAccggggagactgacagctggcaTGGTCCGGGGAGGGGGAGACTGACAGCCGGCGTGGTCCGGGGAGACTGACCGGCGGCGTGGACCGGGGAGACTGACAGCCGGCATGGTCCGGGGAGGGGGAGACTGACAGCCGGCATGGTCCGGGGAGGGGGAGACTGACAGCCGGCGTGGTCCGGGGAGACTGACCGGCGGCGTGGACCGGGGAGTCTGACAGCCGGCGTGGTCCGGGGAGACTGACCGGCGGCGTGGAccggggagactgacagctggcaTGGTCCGGGGAGGGGGAGCCTGACAGCCGGGGTGGTCCGGGGAGACTGACCGGCGTCGTGGACCGGGGAGAGGGAGACTGACCGGCGGCGTGGACCGGGGAGACTGACAGCCGGCATGGTCCGGggagagggagactgacagccggCATGGTCCGGGGAGGGGGAGACTGACAGCCAAGGTGGTCCGTGGAGACTGACCGGCGGCGTTGGACCGGGGAGTGGGAGACTGACCGCCGGCGTGGTCCGGGCAGCGAGGGGTGGGGGGCGACCGATGTTGTGTGTCCTGCTGAGGTTGCGCAATGAGGGAACGGGGTTCGTTGAGATTTGCCGCCGCGGGGGAGACGATGCAGAGAGACTGGGAAGGAACGGGGGCGAGAGATTGTCGCCAGTGGAGTCTGGGAGCCGCGACCCAAACCAGGGGCCGTTCCTCCGCCGAGACGACGCCCGTGAGGAGTAGAGACTCGGGCGCGTTGTTCGGACCCCATGGATCTGTTTAGCGGGACAGCGGTGCCGAGTAACCTCACCCTGCTCGCCAACCACACCGACGCGGCTCCGCGGGAAGGGGCGAACGCGCAGGCCGATGACGGCTCCCCGCTCCACGGCGCGGCCGTGGCTTCCAAGGCTCTGCTGCTCCTGTTCATCTTCCTGCTGTCCAGCCTGGGCAACGCGGCGGTGATCGCCGTGATCGTCAAACACCGGCAGCTGCGGACCGTCACCAACGCCCTCATCGTGTCCTTGTCCCTGTCCGACCTGCTCACCGCCCTGCTCTGCGTCCCCTTCGCCTTCATCACGCTCTTCAGCGACGGTGTCTGGGTCTTCGGCGACCGCTGGTGCGTGGCCAACGGGTTCTTCAACTCCTGCTTCGGGATCATCTCCACCCTCACCATGACCCTCATCTCCTTCGACCGCTACCACGCGATCGTCAGGCAGCCGCGGGAGAAGATGGGCAAGCGGCTGGCGGCGCAGCTCCTGGCCGGCGTCTGGCTGACGGCCGGCCTGGTCTCTTTCCCCTGGTACCTCTTGTGGCCCACCCCGGGGCCGCCAGTTCTTCACAAGAAGGGCTTCTACCACTGCATGGACATCTTGCGCTCGGACACTTCCCGCATGGGCGCCGGCTACAGCATCGCCCTGATTGTTACCTGCTACCTGTTGCCCTTCTCCCTGATGTGCTTCTGTCACTACCACATCTGCAAGGCCGTGAGGCTGTCGGAGATCCGAGTGCGCCCGGTCACCACCTACGCCCACCTGTTGCGCTTCTACAGCGAGATGAGGACGGCGACCACCGTATTAATCATGATCGTCTTCATCATCGGCTGCTGGGGTCCTTACTGTGTCCTGGGGATCGTCACGGCCACTGGCCACTCTCATTTCACCCCCGTCCTGGACACGGTCGCCGTCTGGCTGGCCTGGTCTAACGGAGCGCTCAATCCACTCATCTACGCGAGCAGAAACCCCAGCATCTCCCTGCTTTGGGGGAGCAAACGGGAAGATGGTTACAGGACGAGAAATCTCGCAGCCTACTTGTCTCAGCAGAATCGGGACCATGAGGGTCGGGGTCGGGCAGACAGGACGAGGGAGCGCTGCGTCGGCCGACAGGGGACGGGCACCATGTCCTCCTCCAGCCCGGCGAATGGGGAGGTGGCCAGGTGGGCCTGCAAGAATCCAGCCGTGCTTTTCTGCCGGGATGGGCAATCGGACACAGGGCCCGAACCTGGGGCAGCCAAATCAGCGATTGGAGACACTACCCTTTAAATGGGAGGGAAAAGTAACCATTCCGATTGCTCGCCACTTCGTGGAGGGAATGCGCTTGATTTTTTCTTTGCAGGTAGCGAGAGAGAAGTTGCTGGAGCAAAACTTGACAGAAGCGGGTTCTGCAACTTATATTTGAGATCATTTCATTCGAGATTGTTAATTACAAAGAATACATCAGTTTCTGGTCATGTCAAATGGACGGTCTTGAATTTAACCTCAATTTCGAGCCTTCACTTTAGAAAACCATGTCAATGTTCCAAAATGCTGAGTGGAGCAAAACGGTGGGAAGTGCGAAGCAGCAAATAGCCTTTCCCTAACCCTTGGGACAATGTTCTGTTTGGTTGCTGTGTATTTTCTTTGAAGATAATTGTAGCAGGATAATGATTTTCTAGCTGAGACTCGGGTTTTATGCATTTGATTGCTTAAAAAAGGGATGTCTTGTTTTCTGGTTTACGATTGATCCTAATTTTGATTTGGATCGTTGTGCAAGAAATTGGGAAATGGACCACAAGTTATTTGAAACTGCATCGCAATTTGTACAGACAGATGGGCTGAGAAGGTACACATTTTCTAAAGGAAGTTGCCAAGGGCAATTTGATAACCGTGAATTTGCTGAACAGCAGAGAGGTCATCAGACCTTAAAAGGAGTCATTCTCATTGTGAACTCTTCTACAGCTGGTCTATGGCTCACATGGAGACAAAAAAGAACTCAAGTGAGGTGGGGGAACAATGTGTATAGTCAACACTCAAGAGATCCTTTGCCTGTTGAGGATTGTGTCTTGAGTAGAACCACATCAATTATAATGATCAGGCATGGCAGAACACAGCTGCAAACAATGGAGCAAGGAAAATTAACTGTACAGATATTTTGACTTGTGGAATACAAGTCCATTAGGTGTTATGATCAAACTGAATAGAGAAAGTAGACTTAGGTTGTTATATtagatattttaaagaaaaaattaacTCCTATGGTGGTCGTTCTCATCCTCTCAGGACTCCAATTTCAGTTATAAGTAATTAAAACGATTGGGGTGGAAAATGAGTAGAATTACCTGACCCAATTTAACAACAGTCATCCTTTCATTTCAAAATGATAGCGAGCTCCAGTGAAACTTTCTTTGCAAAATTAGTGCATTAAAGAGATGCTAATTCAATTTCTAGGCTGGGATGTAAGAGGttgctaaaggcttcctgatcgggTCAGAGCGTGGGTTGTTGATGTTTTGGACTGAAGGAGTCTTGaatcttcatctttttttaaattaaaaaaaaaagacacaccTCTTTAATAACACTAAAACTTGTTAATGAAAATTGAAATGATCTCCCTTTTAGCACCATGTGTTTCTAGTCTATTCATTAAAAGGTGTTTGGAGGGAAAATAATGGACAAAATTCCTTAATATTAATATGTTGCAGTTTATTTCACAATTTGTTGGTTTTGACTAAATTTAAAGCCTTGAATATAAAAATGCTGCAGCAATCAGAATTTCACTCTGTTCTTTTAGGAAGAGGATGGTGAAATGAGACCACAATGGGTGTGTTGCATAATATTGGCaaatttttaatgtttgtaaaatt
Above is a genomic segment from Narcine bancroftii isolate sNarBan1 chromosome 2, sNarBan1.hap1, whole genome shotgun sequence containing:
- the LOC138752365 gene encoding G-protein coupled receptor 135; translation: MDLFSGTAVPSNLTLLANHTDAAPREGANAQADDGSPLHGAAVASKALLLLFIFLLSSLGNAAVIAVIVKHRQLRTVTNALIVSLSLSDLLTALLCVPFAFITLFSDGVWVFGDRWCVANGFFNSCFGIISTLTMTLISFDRYHAIVRQPREKMGKRLAAQLLAGVWLTAGLVSFPWYLLWPTPGPPVLHKKGFYHCMDILRSDTSRMGAGYSIALIVTCYLLPFSLMCFCHYHICKAVRLSEIRVRPVTTYAHLLRFYSEMRTATTVLIMIVFIIGCWGPYCVLGIVTATGHSHFTPVLDTVAVWLAWSNGALNPLIYASRNPSISLLWGSKREDGYRTRNLAAYLSQQNRDHEGRGRADRTRERCVGRQGTGTMSSSSPANGEVARWACKNPAVLFCRDGQSDTGPEPGAAKSAIGDTTL